Proteins from a single region of Dysosmobacter acutus:
- a CDS encoding DUF2974 domain-containing protein produces MANLLDYIDWRGDLTFAMSPFNEVDNLILAELSFLDFEDIVPPVGGGAGVPLKKAAEDYFKLHPDREEDMGLIVPDRIPELLEKAAGSLRFSGMVLSCFTDRLDEEQGLQFAACTAELGDGSLYVAFRGTDDTIVGWKEDFNMSFMDVVPAQREAVSYLRSVAAQHRRRKLRIGGHSKGGNLAVYSAVHCGAAIQRRILSVYNNDGPGFRTSMLQKAEHTRIADRITTIVPQSSVVGMIMEHEETFTLVKSDQKGILQHDGFSWEVMGTGFVHLTEDAPERWRNDLTLKGWISGMSDEQRRRFTEGLFDILSGADAKTLTELTEDGFKTAAAMVKAMADMDKETRDVLLYAFRKLFLSKAQVIQEELIGKRRKKEKKEEKK; encoded by the coding sequence GTGGCAAATCTGCTGGACTATATTGACTGGCGCGGAGACCTGACCTTTGCGATGTCACCGTTTAACGAGGTGGATAACCTGATCCTGGCGGAGCTTTCCTTTCTGGATTTTGAGGACATTGTGCCGCCGGTGGGCGGCGGAGCGGGCGTCCCGCTGAAAAAGGCGGCGGAGGACTATTTCAAGCTGCATCCCGACCGGGAGGAGGACATGGGCCTGATCGTGCCCGACCGCATTCCGGAGTTGCTGGAAAAGGCGGCGGGAAGCCTCCGGTTTTCCGGCATGGTGCTCAGCTGCTTTACCGACCGTCTGGACGAGGAGCAGGGGCTTCAGTTCGCCGCCTGCACGGCGGAATTGGGTGACGGCAGCCTGTATGTCGCCTTTCGTGGCACGGACGACACCATCGTGGGGTGGAAAGAGGATTTCAACATGAGCTTCATGGATGTGGTCCCCGCCCAGCGGGAGGCCGTATCGTACCTCCGCTCCGTGGCCGCCCAGCACCGGCGGCGGAAGCTGCGCATCGGCGGCCACTCCAAGGGGGGAAACCTGGCGGTATACAGCGCGGTTCACTGCGGCGCGGCCATCCAGCGCAGAATCCTGAGCGTGTACAACAACGACGGGCCCGGTTTTCGCACCAGCATGCTGCAAAAGGCGGAGCATACCCGGATTGCGGACCGGATCACCACCATTGTGCCCCAGTCCTCCGTGGTGGGGATGATCATGGAGCACGAGGAGACCTTTACCCTGGTCAAAAGCGACCAGAAAGGAATCTTGCAGCACGACGGCTTTTCCTGGGAGGTTATGGGAACCGGATTCGTCCATCTAACCGAGGATGCTCCGGAGCGCTGGCGCAACGACCTGACGCTGAAGGGCTGGATCTCCGGCATGAGCGATGAGCAGCGCCGCCGGTTTACGGAGGGACTCTTTGACATCCTCTCCGGTGCTGACGCAAAGACGCTGACCGAGCTGACGGAGGACGGGTTCAAGACGGCGGCCGCCATGGTGAAGGCCATGGCGGATATGGACAAGGAGACCCGGGATGTGCTTCTCTACGCATTCCGGAAGCTCTTTTTGAGCAAGGCCCAGGTGATCCAGGAGGAGCTGATCGGCAAGCGCCGGAAAAAAGAGAAGAAAGAGGAAAAGAAATGA
- a CDS encoding DUF6472 family protein produces the protein MAGRSKCEDCFHYDYDEEIDACVCEMDLDEDEMARFLRAEADRCPYYQPGDDYTLARRQ, from the coding sequence TTGGCCGGAAGATCGAAATGCGAGGACTGTTTTCACTATGACTACGATGAGGAGATAGACGCCTGCGTCTGTGAAATGGACCTGGATGAGGACGAAATGGCCCGGTTCCTGCGGGCGGAGGCGGATCGCTGCCCCTATTATCAGCCCGGCGACGACTACACCCTTGCAAGAAGACAGTGA
- a CDS encoding single-stranded DNA-binding protein, with protein sequence MTNSKNQVELWGVPESSPVLSHENHGQTFYQFPLAVPRLSGQADRLPVLLPMSLRDQVHQDVPLRLSGQLRSFNNKSGQGNRLVITVFAQSISPGDGETRNEIQLTGVICKAPVLRRTPLGRNICDIMLAVGRHYGRADYLPVITWGQLALRAGAMQVGDPLALEGRVQSRTYTKLIDGVPQERIAYEVSVMHLLDPEEDAAT encoded by the coding sequence ATGACAAACAGTAAAAACCAGGTGGAGCTGTGGGGCGTCCCGGAATCCTCCCCCGTCCTCTCCCACGAAAATCACGGTCAGACTTTCTATCAGTTCCCGCTGGCAGTGCCCCGCCTCTCCGGCCAGGCGGACCGGCTGCCGGTGCTGCTGCCCATGTCCCTGAGGGATCAGGTGCATCAGGACGTCCCCCTGCGCCTGAGCGGACAGCTGCGCTCGTTCAACAACAAGAGCGGCCAGGGAAACCGTCTGGTGATCACCGTCTTCGCCCAATCCATCTCCCCTGGTGACGGGGAAACCCGCAATGAGATTCAGCTCACCGGCGTCATCTGCAAGGCTCCTGTTCTGCGCCGCACGCCATTGGGGCGAAACATCTGCGACATCATGCTGGCCGTGGGACGCCATTACGGCCGGGCCGACTATCTGCCGGTCATCACCTGGGGCCAGCTGGCTCTGCGCGCCGGCGCCATGCAGGTGGGAGACCCTCTGGCCCTGGAGGGGCGGGTACAGAGCAGGACCTACACAAAGCTCATCGACGGCGTCCCCCAGGAGCGCATCGCATACGAGGTCTCTGTGATGCATCTTCTGGACCCGGAAGAGGATGCGGCTACATAA